One region of Pseudoalteromonas piscicida genomic DNA includes:
- the rnd gene encoding ribonuclease D, with the protein MQYQVIESQTALDEFVLSISKAKVLAVDTEFMRRRTLYPEIALLQIFDGDHLALIDPLADMDFSRLWTLFADTSVLKVLHSPSEDIEVFLKFAGFIPSPIFDTQFALQLLGEGSCIGFANMVKQLRDVEIDKSESRTDWLRRPLTQSQLDYAASDVYHLLPCFETIQTRVNEKQLFNIVLQESELLAQKRSFRQPDEVLYLDVKNVWQLKPRDLAALKELAAWRRAKAEKKNLALNFVLKEHNMVEIAKRRPSSLGSLRNVPGVEPMEVNRSGKEILACIEKTKEVSEQDCPQRVKRLIDFKGYKAACKDIKHIISEIAKANDIPVDVFASKKQINQVISWSWKKSPEEKQLLMKPDLALGWRAELVGDKLDSWWQ; encoded by the coding sequence GTGCAGTATCAAGTTATTGAAAGCCAAACAGCACTAGATGAATTTGTCTTGTCTATTTCGAAAGCCAAAGTGCTTGCCGTCGACACCGAATTCATGCGTCGCCGCACCTTGTACCCAGAAATTGCTTTGTTACAAATCTTTGATGGTGACCATCTTGCCCTTATCGATCCGCTAGCCGATATGGATTTTAGTAGGCTTTGGACATTATTTGCCGATACCAGTGTTTTAAAAGTGCTTCACTCTCCATCAGAAGATATCGAAGTATTTCTAAAATTTGCAGGCTTTATCCCATCACCAATATTCGATACCCAGTTTGCTTTACAACTGTTAGGTGAGGGTAGTTGTATTGGTTTTGCTAATATGGTGAAGCAACTTAGAGACGTAGAAATTGACAAAAGTGAATCCAGAACGGATTGGTTACGCCGCCCTTTGACTCAAAGCCAATTAGATTACGCCGCCTCCGATGTATATCATTTACTGCCATGTTTTGAGACTATTCAAACGCGAGTAAACGAGAAGCAGTTATTTAACATAGTGCTTCAAGAGAGTGAGTTGCTTGCCCAAAAGAGAAGCTTCCGACAGCCTGATGAAGTGCTTTATCTTGATGTAAAAAACGTATGGCAGCTCAAACCTAGAGATCTTGCTGCCTTAAAAGAACTTGCAGCTTGGCGCAGAGCCAAGGCTGAGAAAAAGAACTTAGCGCTAAATTTCGTGCTTAAAGAACATAACATGGTAGAAATCGCTAAACGCCGCCCAAGCTCATTGGGCAGTTTACGCAATGTTCCAGGTGTTGAACCGATGGAAGTCAATCGCTCTGGTAAAGAAATTCTCGCCTGTATAGAAAAAACAAAAGAAGTGAGTGAACAGGATTGTCCACAACGCGTAAAAAGACTTATCGACTTTAAAGGGTATAAGGCAGCGTGCAAGGATATTAAACATATTATTTCCGAAATCGCCAAGGCTAATGACATCCCGGTTGATGTGTTTGCTTCGAAAAAACAAATCAATCAGGTGATCAGCTGGTCTTGGAAAAAGTCACCGGAAGAAAAGCAATTGCTGATGAAACCCGATCTTGCGTTAGGCTGGAGAGCCGAGCTTGTTGGAGATAAGCTAGACAGTTGGTGGCAGTAA
- the fadD gene encoding long-chain-fatty-acid--CoA ligase FadD, with translation MEKIWLKRYPEGMPETIDPEHYNSLLELFEKSFADYAQYPAYTNMGKTLTYQQVDEKTKAVASYIQNELKLGRGDKVAVMMPNLLQTPVTILGVLRAGCTVVNVNPLYTVRELEHQLNDSESKAIFILANFAHTLEQALPKTNVKHVVLTEIGDMLGGFKKHLVNFVVKHFKKMVPDFSLPNTIPFKEVIAADPTKYQKPDVTLSDLAFLQYTGGTTGVSKGAMLTHGNMVANLEQVSGCLDKVLDKGKEVVITALPLYHIFALTANCLTFMKYGGHNILITNPRDMPAFVKELAKVPFTAITGVNTLFNGLLNTPGFADLDFSTLKMSLGGGMAVQRPVAERWQKVTKSKLMEGYGLTECAPLVTICPHDLEAYNGSIGLPAPSTDIKIVDDNGNETPKGEPGELCVKGPQVMAGYYNRPDATAECLKDGWFATGDIATYDDDGFFYIVDRKKDMILVSGFNVFPNEIEEVVAMHEGVLEVAAVGVPHEVSGEQVKVFIVKKDPSLTEKDIIAHCRDNLTNYKVPKLVEFRDELPKTNVGKILRRALKE, from the coding sequence GTGGAAAAAATCTGGCTTAAGCGCTACCCAGAAGGTATGCCTGAAACTATCGACCCAGAGCATTACAACTCATTGCTTGAATTATTTGAAAAAAGTTTTGCAGATTATGCCCAGTATCCAGCCTATACCAATATGGGTAAGACGCTGACTTATCAGCAAGTTGATGAAAAAACCAAAGCAGTTGCTAGTTATATACAAAATGAATTGAAACTTGGCCGTGGCGATAAAGTTGCGGTCATGATGCCAAACTTGTTACAAACCCCGGTTACCATTTTAGGTGTACTTCGTGCTGGTTGTACGGTTGTAAACGTCAACCCGTTATACACCGTGCGCGAATTAGAACATCAGCTAAATGACTCCGAGTCAAAAGCTATCTTTATTCTTGCAAACTTTGCCCACACACTAGAGCAGGCCTTGCCTAAGACGAATGTGAAGCACGTTGTGCTAACAGAAATTGGTGACATGTTAGGTGGCTTTAAAAAGCACTTGGTGAATTTTGTTGTTAAGCACTTTAAAAAAATGGTGCCCGACTTTAGCCTGCCAAATACCATCCCTTTCAAAGAGGTGATTGCTGCAGATCCTACAAAATATCAGAAACCTGATGTGACGCTAAGTGACCTTGCCTTCTTGCAATACACTGGCGGTACAACTGGCGTATCTAAGGGCGCGATGCTAACGCACGGCAACATGGTAGCAAACCTTGAGCAGGTCTCTGGCTGTTTAGACAAAGTATTGGATAAAGGAAAAGAGGTCGTTATCACGGCGTTACCGCTGTACCATATCTTTGCATTAACGGCTAACTGCTTGACCTTTATGAAGTACGGTGGTCACAATATCTTGATAACTAACCCGCGTGATATGCCAGCGTTTGTGAAAGAGCTGGCAAAGGTTCCATTTACCGCTATCACCGGTGTTAACACGCTATTTAATGGCTTGTTGAATACACCAGGCTTTGCCGACCTCGACTTTTCAACCCTGAAAATGTCTTTAGGTGGTGGTATGGCCGTACAACGCCCTGTTGCTGAACGCTGGCAGAAGGTGACAAAATCAAAGCTGATGGAAGGTTATGGCCTGACAGAGTGTGCACCGCTAGTGACTATCTGCCCACATGATCTTGAAGCTTACAACGGCTCTATTGGTTTACCTGCACCTAGCACTGACATTAAGATTGTTGATGACAATGGTAATGAAACCCCTAAAGGTGAGCCCGGAGAGCTGTGTGTTAAAGGCCCACAGGTGATGGCTGGTTACTACAATCGCCCAGACGCAACCGCTGAGTGTTTAAAAGATGGCTGGTTTGCAACGGGTGATATCGCAACTTATGACGATGATGGTTTCTTCTACATCGTTGATCGTAAAAAAGACATGATCTTAGTGTCTGGGTTTAACGTCTTTCCTAATGAAATCGAAGAAGTCGTTGCTATGCACGAAGGGGTATTAGAAGTGGCAGCGGTTGGCGTGCCACATGAGGTTAGTGGTGAGCAAGTTAAAGTTTTTATCGTTAAAAAAGACCCTTCTTTAACAGAAAAAGATATAATTGCGCATTGCCGAGATAATTTAACGAACTATAAAGTACCAAAACTAGTTGAGTTTAGAGATGAACTACCAAAAACTAACGTTGGTAAAATACTGCGTAGAGCGTTAAAAGAATAA
- a CDS encoding alpha/beta fold hydrolase, which translates to MSQYAIKEQKIGPFSYQSWGEGKQTVIYLHGWQDNSNSFVPLAPFCNTQYTHIALDLLGHGHSDWKSADACYYFIDYVYDLKCFLDLAQIKACHIVGHSMGAMIANLFASCYPARCLSLVLIEGIGVVSTSEGDTKTQLINAFNSRDKLNQSEPRVYPDINTLAQLRSKVSDVSVEIATMLMARNTQPHTDGVQLRLDPRLKHHSGFRYSISQATSALDGISIPTLLVLAEQGYDMIVRQYSQFKRCFESLKLEKIPGGHHCHMENPEICYKLIEAHQSRNNTLLITEGA; encoded by the coding sequence ATGTCTCAATATGCGATAAAAGAACAAAAAATCGGGCCATTCTCCTACCAAAGCTGGGGAGAAGGAAAACAAACCGTTATTTACCTCCATGGTTGGCAAGACAATAGCAACAGCTTCGTGCCGCTTGCGCCATTTTGCAATACACAATACACACATATCGCACTTGACTTGCTGGGTCACGGACATTCAGATTGGAAAAGTGCAGACGCATGTTATTACTTTATCGATTATGTCTATGACCTAAAGTGCTTTTTAGATTTAGCACAGATCAAAGCGTGCCATATTGTTGGTCACTCTATGGGGGCGATGATAGCTAACTTGTTTGCAAGCTGCTATCCAGCACGTTGTTTATCTTTGGTATTAATTGAGGGAATAGGGGTTGTGAGCACCTCAGAAGGTGATACCAAAACACAGCTCATTAATGCGTTTAATTCTCGAGATAAATTAAATCAATCTGAACCAAGGGTTTATCCTGATATAAATACGCTTGCGCAACTGCGCAGCAAAGTTAGTGATGTTTCCGTAGAAATAGCAACAATGCTGATGGCAAGAAATACCCAACCGCATACTGATGGCGTACAACTTAGGTTGGACCCGCGACTAAAACATCATTCTGGATTTAGATATTCCATCTCTCAAGCAACATCAGCGCTTGATGGGATATCCATCCCAACTTTGTTGGTGTTAGCGGAGCAAGGCTATGACATGATTGTCAGACAATATAGTCAATTTAAGCGCTGTTTCGAATCACTCAAGCTTGAGAAAATACCAGGAGGCCACCATTGCCATATGGAAAACCCAGAAATTTGCTATAAGCTAATTGAAGCACACCAAAGCCGCAATAATACATTGCTTATAACTGAAGGAGCATAA
- a CDS encoding alkaline phosphatase, which produces MNFKTSLLASFVGLVFAAPTLAAPKNIIYMIGDGMGPAYTTGYRYFKDDPSTKVVDPTVFDSILVGMAHTYPDDDTVVTDSAAGATALSTGTKSYNGAIAVDTHKEHLETMLEVAKRKGKTTALVATSQINHATPASFASHNESRRNYDEIANDYVDNKVAGKLPVDLMLGGGTKYFIRDDRNLVNEFKDAGYQYVDALSKLDTLNKIPAIGLFAEVGLPFAIDEEPQRLTKMTKTALSLLENQNDKGFFLMIEGSQIDWCGHANDIACAMHEMDDFAESIKLAKAFVDNNPDTILVITADHSTGGLTLGANGQYRWERDVIAKVNGSAGEIAKTLAKTKDVKATWQKLTGLEYDSATELKVKEALLQGPKALSVVVKEAISDASYTGWTTGGHTAIDVQVFAHGKGKEAFIGSQNNTAIADKLIEFIRK; this is translated from the coding sequence ATGAATTTCAAAACTAGCCTTTTGGCCTCATTTGTTGGATTAGTATTTGCGGCTCCGACATTGGCTGCTCCAAAAAACATTATTTATATGATTGGCGACGGTATGGGGCCAGCTTACACGACGGGCTACCGTTATTTTAAAGATGACCCTTCAACGAAAGTCGTTGACCCAACGGTTTTCGACTCTATTTTGGTTGGTATGGCGCATACCTATCCAGACGATGATACGGTTGTAACAGATAGTGCCGCGGGCGCTACCGCTTTAAGTACAGGAACTAAAAGCTACAATGGTGCTATCGCGGTAGATACCCATAAAGAACATTTAGAAACGATGCTTGAAGTGGCGAAAAGAAAAGGAAAAACAACCGCGCTTGTTGCAACATCACAAATCAATCACGCAACCCCTGCAAGCTTCGCGTCTCATAACGAATCGCGTCGTAACTACGACGAAATCGCCAACGATTACGTAGACAATAAAGTCGCAGGAAAATTACCGGTAGATTTAATGCTTGGTGGTGGCACTAAATACTTCATTCGTGATGATAGAAACTTAGTTAATGAGTTCAAGGACGCCGGATATCAATACGTTGATGCTTTATCAAAGCTTGACACGTTGAATAAAATTCCTGCAATTGGCTTGTTCGCAGAAGTAGGCTTGCCATTCGCGATTGATGAAGAGCCGCAGCGCCTAACTAAAATGACTAAAACGGCATTATCATTATTGGAAAACCAAAATGATAAAGGCTTCTTCTTGATGATTGAAGGTAGTCAGATTGACTGGTGTGGGCATGCTAATGATATTGCCTGTGCTATGCATGAAATGGACGATTTTGCAGAGTCAATTAAGCTGGCAAAGGCTTTTGTTGATAACAATCCAGATACTATCCTGGTGATCACGGCTGATCACTCTACCGGTGGATTAACGCTTGGCGCGAATGGGCAATATCGCTGGGAGCGTGATGTGATTGCTAAAGTGAACGGTTCAGCCGGCGAGATAGCAAAAACACTTGCAAAGACAAAAGACGTTAAAGCAACGTGGCAGAAACTCACAGGACTTGAGTATGACAGTGCGACTGAGTTAAAAGTTAAAGAAGCGCTATTACAAGGTCCAAAAGCACTAAGTGTTGTCGTTAAAGAGGCAATTAGTGATGCGTCTTACACTGGTTGGACAACGGGTGGTCACACGGCTATCGATGTACAAGTATTCGCCCATGGTAAAGGCAAAGAAGCGTTTATCGGCTCGCAAAATAATACTGCAATTGCTGATAAGCTGATAGAATTTATTAGAAAGTAA
- the tsaB gene encoding tRNA (adenosine(37)-N6)-threonylcarbamoyltransferase complex dimerization subunit type 1 TsaB, producing MKNNLLAIDASTEALSIALHYEGKFIRHFEVCPQQHSQKILPLVERILREADITLSELDGIVFGRGPGSFTGVRISTAVAQGLAYSSGLKLVGVSTLQAMAQQAYMEAGKTNVVSAIDARMGEIYLCQYKGESSGVIQPSTEETVIKPENIDFTSSGAAGVGTGWQAFSTLATQLDCEVIDSIALPDAYYMLFIADDTFTQGLSVDAADAQPQYVRDTVTWKKLPGRE from the coding sequence ATGAAAAATAACCTGTTGGCCATAGACGCCTCTACCGAAGCACTCAGCATTGCATTGCATTATGAAGGCAAGTTTATTCGCCACTTTGAGGTTTGCCCACAACAACATAGCCAGAAGATATTACCATTAGTTGAGCGTATTTTGCGCGAGGCCGATATCACGCTTAGTGAACTTGACGGCATTGTATTTGGCCGAGGGCCAGGCAGCTTTACTGGGGTGAGAATAAGTACAGCGGTTGCGCAAGGCTTAGCGTATTCATCAGGTCTGAAGTTGGTTGGTGTTTCAACCCTACAGGCAATGGCGCAACAGGCATACATGGAAGCAGGCAAGACCAACGTAGTGTCGGCAATTGACGCACGCATGGGTGAAATCTACTTATGCCAATACAAAGGCGAAAGTAGTGGTGTGATTCAACCAAGTACCGAAGAAACGGTTATAAAACCTGAAAATATCGACTTTACGTCAAGTGGTGCGGCCGGTGTTGGTACAGGGTGGCAAGCATTTTCAACGCTTGCCACCCAGCTTGACTGCGAAGTCATTGACAGTATCGCGCTACCTGATGCTTATTACATGCTGTTTATAGCCGATGATACTTTCACACAAGGCTTATCTGTCGATGCAGCTGACGCCCAGCCACAATATGTGAGAGATACTGTGACGTGGAAAAAGTTGCCAGGTCGCGAATAA
- a CDS encoding ATP-dependent DNA helicase, translating into MATAVEETIQNGGQCIAEAGTGTGKTFAYLIPAFQSKGKVIVSTGSKALQEQLFHRDVPTLKKVLTSGKKVTLLKGRANYLCPYRLSQHLSHVPTDDPDVMHQLAMVAKFASETQSGDLADCVGIEEDAKVLPYVTSTADNCLGKECPDYEDCYIRRARLKAVDADVVVINHHLFFADMAVKDLGFAELMPTADSYIFDEAHQLPEIASDYFGETISSKALQALINDLRVIYRADIPDMLQLGKTLNKLETSVADLRLVFGGDGARGDWREALANKPICDAMHRVIANLDFLYKVLKLCLDRSEKIEHPFEKVMTFKTQFERAFDTSQTGFSYWFETTRRFLSIHITPLDVSSKFAQIIKTTEASFVFTSATLSVDNSLEHFGRSLGLKPTSQFIVESPFDYRQQALLCLPRYLPETRDDLMPHALVKLAKQVIEAAKGRTFLLFTSYRAMHLVYEGLNTAMQYPIFMQGQASKRIILEQFVRHGNAVLLGTASFWEGVDVRGDTLSCVVIDKLPFASPDDPLLQARMRDAEMRGLEPFDAIQLPQAVIALKQGVGRLIRDANDKGVLIICDNRLVTRKYGQTFLSSLPDMSRTRDLNKAIRFLENIDKNEK; encoded by the coding sequence ATGGCTACTGCGGTAGAGGAAACCATACAAAATGGTGGACAATGCATCGCTGAAGCGGGAACAGGGACGGGGAAAACGTTTGCCTATCTCATCCCTGCCTTTCAGTCTAAAGGTAAAGTCATCGTCTCAACCGGCTCTAAGGCCTTGCAAGAGCAATTATTCCATCGTGACGTGCCAACCCTAAAAAAGGTGCTTACCAGCGGTAAAAAAGTGACTTTGCTAAAGGGTAGGGCAAATTACCTTTGCCCTTATCGCTTGTCGCAGCATTTAAGCCATGTACCAACTGACGATCCAGATGTCATGCACCAACTTGCCATGGTTGCAAAGTTTGCATCTGAAACACAGAGCGGAGACCTAGCCGACTGTGTCGGAATCGAAGAAGACGCAAAGGTATTACCCTACGTAACATCAACCGCAGATAATTGTTTGGGAAAAGAGTGCCCTGACTACGAAGACTGTTATATCCGAAGGGCTAGATTAAAGGCGGTCGATGCTGATGTTGTAGTGATTAACCATCACCTATTTTTTGCCGATATGGCCGTAAAAGATTTAGGTTTTGCGGAGTTAATGCCAACCGCAGATAGTTATATCTTCGATGAAGCACATCAATTACCTGAAATAGCCAGTGACTATTTTGGTGAGACTATCAGCTCTAAGGCATTGCAAGCACTAATTAACGATTTAAGGGTGATCTACCGCGCAGATATTCCAGATATGTTGCAACTTGGCAAAACACTCAATAAATTGGAAACCAGTGTCGCCGATTTGCGTTTGGTATTTGGTGGCGATGGTGCTCGTGGTGATTGGCGTGAGGCGCTGGCGAATAAACCGATTTGCGATGCCATGCATCGAGTGATAGCTAACTTAGATTTTCTCTATAAAGTGCTCAAACTTTGTCTGGATAGAAGCGAAAAAATAGAACACCCATTTGAAAAGGTCATGACCTTTAAAACCCAGTTTGAGCGCGCCTTTGACACCAGTCAAACCGGGTTTAGTTATTGGTTTGAAACCACAAGGCGTTTTTTATCTATTCATATCACACCGCTTGATGTTTCAAGTAAGTTTGCACAAATCATCAAGACCACAGAGGCAAGCTTTGTGTTTACCTCAGCCACTTTGTCCGTTGATAACTCCCTTGAGCACTTTGGTCGTAGCCTAGGGCTAAAACCGACTTCACAATTTATTGTTGAGAGCCCATTTGACTATAGACAACAAGCCCTGCTATGCCTGCCACGCTATCTGCCAGAAACCCGTGATGATTTGATGCCACATGCACTGGTAAAGCTTGCCAAACAAGTGATTGAAGCCGCAAAAGGACGTACATTCTTACTTTTTACAAGCTACCGCGCTATGCACTTGGTATACGAAGGGCTGAACACTGCAATGCAATATCCCATTTTTATGCAGGGGCAGGCATCGAAACGTATTATCTTAGAGCAATTTGTTCGTCACGGTAACGCCGTATTACTTGGTACTGCTTCCTTTTGGGAGGGCGTGGATGTGAGAGGTGACACCTTAAGCTGTGTTGTCATTGATAAGCTGCCATTTGCTTCACCAGATGATCCGTTGTTGCAAGCGCGTATGCGAGACGCTGAAATGCGTGGACTAGAACCATTTGATGCAATACAACTCCCCCAAGCAGTTATCGCTTTGAAACAGGGAGTTGGGCGGTTAATTCGTGATGCTAACGATAAAGGTGTGCTGATTATTTGCGATAATCGCTTAGTTACGAGAAAATACGGCCAGACGTTTTTAAGTAGTTTGCCCGATATGTCTCGCACTAGAGACCTAAACAAGGCAATCCGATTTTTAGAGAATATTGATAAAAATGAAAAATAA
- a CDS encoding tetratricopeptide repeat protein, translating to MFIKSLMHASCLAIISYSALIQAQQHSSPIAVLESAFYNRQYQQVTKILNTLKDKELDAEIMAVSVAVAQNDVDKETLLNTLIKRHIDNAKVHFTAGNLWYQIKQQSSLFNKLSLVEKSNKHFIRAAELAPNNPEYLVSAAKALAIESGFWDSEKKASKAIVDRLKAIDDRYYNLAFMDYLQNTQNEELALKTIAYVRQRYAQDIVLIHRAANLLWTFSAKDAAQRLFTNGCLIEHIALSQLPTWRDACVSSAYLALQQHGDKQLAVDAMERLLKKERVKDEQHIEYLMLQAELYRELKQNEKARSTYLQALNLTKVRSIKRDIRQALAVLNDQ from the coding sequence ATGTTTATTAAGTCGCTTATGCACGCCTCTTGCTTGGCTATCATTTCGTATAGTGCTTTAATACAGGCACAGCAACACAGTTCGCCAATCGCAGTGCTTGAGTCTGCTTTTTATAATCGTCAGTATCAGCAAGTCACTAAAATCCTTAACACGCTAAAAGATAAAGAACTTGATGCTGAAATAATGGCCGTGTCAGTTGCGGTCGCGCAAAATGATGTTGATAAAGAAACACTGTTAAACACCTTAATTAAGCGTCATATAGACAACGCAAAGGTGCATTTTACTGCTGGTAATTTATGGTATCAAATCAAACAGCAGTCCAGTCTTTTTAATAAACTTAGCTTAGTCGAAAAGTCTAATAAGCACTTTATAAGAGCTGCAGAATTGGCGCCAAACAATCCTGAGTATTTGGTATCTGCAGCGAAGGCATTAGCCATAGAAAGTGGCTTTTGGGATTCTGAAAAAAAAGCATCAAAAGCGATAGTTGATAGACTAAAAGCAATAGATGACCGTTACTATAACTTGGCTTTTATGGACTACTTACAAAACACACAAAATGAAGAGTTAGCCCTAAAAACGATAGCTTATGTGCGTCAACGCTACGCGCAAGATATCGTTTTGATCCATCGGGCTGCTAACTTATTGTGGACTTTTTCAGCGAAAGACGCAGCGCAGCGTTTATTCACTAACGGGTGCCTGATTGAGCATATTGCATTAAGCCAACTACCAACATGGAGAGATGCTTGTGTTTCATCTGCTTATTTAGCGCTTCAGCAACATGGTGATAAGCAACTTGCTGTTGATGCTATGGAGCGTTTGTTAAAAAAAGAGCGAGTAAAGGATGAGCAACATATAGAATATTTAATGCTTCAAGCTGAGCTATACCGTGAACTGAAACAAAACGAAAAGGCTAGAAGTACCTACCTTCAGGCATTGAATCTCACCAAAGTACGCTCAATAAAGCGAGATATTAGGCAAGCTTTAGCTGTATTAAACGATCAATAA
- the hisG gene encoding ATP phosphoribosyltransferase, with translation MSNSNRLRIAIQKSGRLSKDCQALLKQLGVKLNLREQRLIAHSTNMPIDVLRVRDDDIPGLVMDGVCDLGIVGENVLEEAQAERVRNEQFAEVTKLSKLDFGFCRLALAWPQELGQQEKAWFNGKRIATTYPEILKQYLKRENIDASVVMLTGSVEVAPRAGLADAICDLVSTGATLEANGLMQGDTILESNACLIQNAALTDQSKLALIDKLMPRLKGVKQAKESKYIMMHAPKSKLDEVCALLPGTGQPTLLALAGSDEYVALHMVSSETLFWETMEELKALGANSILVMPIEKMME, from the coding sequence ATGAGCAACAGCAACCGTTTAAGAATCGCAATCCAAAAATCAGGCCGTCTTTCAAAGGATTGCCAAGCCCTACTAAAACAACTTGGTGTAAAACTAAACCTACGTGAACAGCGTTTAATCGCTCACTCTACTAACATGCCTATTGATGTACTTAGAGTGCGTGATGACGATATTCCGGGCCTTGTAATGGACGGCGTTTGTGATTTAGGCATTGTCGGCGAAAACGTTTTAGAAGAAGCGCAAGCTGAGCGTGTTCGCAACGAGCAGTTTGCTGAAGTCACCAAGCTTTCAAAACTGGACTTTGGCTTTTGCCGCTTAGCGCTGGCGTGGCCACAAGAGCTAGGTCAACAGGAAAAAGCATGGTTTAACGGCAAACGCATTGCAACCACCTACCCTGAGATTTTAAAGCAATATTTAAAACGTGAGAACATCGACGCCAGCGTGGTCATGTTGACAGGCTCGGTAGAAGTTGCACCTCGAGCAGGGCTTGCTGACGCCATTTGTGACTTAGTATCAACGGGTGCAACGCTCGAAGCTAATGGTCTTATGCAAGGTGATACCATCTTAGAATCTAATGCTTGCCTCATTCAAAATGCAGCATTGACTGACCAAAGTAAGCTTGCGCTAATCGATAAGCTAATGCCACGCCTTAAAGGGGTGAAACAGGCAAAAGAGAGCAAGTACATCATGATGCATGCACCAAAGAGCAAGTTAGATGAAGTATGTGCTTTACTTCCAGGCACAGGCCAACCAACTTTGCTTGCACTTGCTGGCAGCGATGAATATGTAGCACTTCACATGGTTAGCTCTGAGACCCTATTCTGGGAGACAATGGAAGAGCTAAAAGCGCTTGGTGCTAACTCGATTCTCGTCATGCCAATTGAAAAGATGATGGAGTAA
- the hisD gene encoding histidinol dehydrogenase — protein MFDWQLATSEQRIECLSRPAVKVGDKVKAAVETIIDNVALNGDKALLGYAEQFDARVSPRIRVTETELIESEFALTPELKNAIDQAYSNIKKFHQLQLPQSKQIETQPGVTCELRYQAIEALGLYVPGGSAPLPSSVLMQGVCAQLSGAKTIVLATPVKGDSQIHPAILYAAKLCGVTDVIECGGAGAIAAMALGTSSVPKVSKIFGPGNSFVTMAKQLLSQSVPGLAIDMPAGPSEVLVIADKGANPEFIAADLLSQAEHGEDSQVILLASDSKLIEETEAAIERQLSVLSRADIARAALKNSTLILVQSIEQAFEISAEYGPEHLILQIRDAKRFLPLVKNAGSVFVGDYTPESAGDYASGTNHVLPTYGYSKTYSSLNLMDFYKAYTVQTITKEGLRGLSAAILPLALAEGLDAHANAVKVRLENNND, from the coding sequence ATGTTTGATTGGCAGTTAGCCACCAGCGAGCAACGCATCGAATGCTTAAGCCGCCCTGCGGTAAAAGTCGGTGACAAGGTAAAAGCGGCGGTTGAAACAATCATCGATAACGTCGCTCTCAATGGTGACAAAGCATTACTTGGATACGCCGAGCAGTTCGATGCACGTGTTAGCCCAAGAATACGGGTGACAGAAACTGAGCTTATTGAAAGCGAATTTGCGTTAACACCTGAGCTGAAAAATGCTATTGACCAAGCATATAGCAATATTAAAAAGTTTCATCAGTTGCAGTTACCGCAAAGCAAACAAATCGAGACTCAGCCAGGTGTGACCTGCGAGCTACGATATCAAGCAATAGAAGCGCTGGGTTTGTATGTACCCGGTGGCAGTGCACCACTGCCTTCTTCTGTATTGATGCAAGGCGTATGTGCGCAGTTAAGCGGTGCAAAAACAATCGTGTTGGCCACGCCAGTAAAAGGCGATAGCCAGATACATCCTGCGATTTTGTATGCGGCTAAGCTGTGTGGCGTCACGGATGTGATTGAATGTGGTGGTGCAGGTGCAATCGCTGCCATGGCGCTAGGAACTAGCAGCGTACCAAAAGTAAGCAAGATTTTTGGCCCAGGTAATAGCTTTGTCACGATGGCTAAACAGCTACTTTCTCAGTCCGTGCCGGGACTTGCGATTGATATGCCTGCAGGTCCTTCTGAGGTGTTAGTGATTGCAGATAAAGGCGCTAATCCTGAATTTATCGCCGCGGATCTACTTTCTCAAGCGGAGCACGGTGAAGATTCTCAAGTAATATTGTTAGCGTCCGACAGTAAACTTATCGAAGAAACAGAAGCTGCAATTGAGCGTCAACTAAGCGTGCTTAGTCGTGCAGATATTGCCAGAGCCGCGCTTAAAAACAGCACGCTGATTTTAGTCCAGAGCATAGAACAAGCATTTGAGATCTCAGCAGAGTATGGGCCTGAGCACCTTATCCTACAGATAAGAGATGCAAAGCGTTTCCTGCCGCTAGTCAAAAATGCAGGCTCTGTGTTTGTTGGTGACTATACACCAGAGTCAGCAGGTGACTATGCGTCTGGCACCAACCATGTATTGCCAACCTATGGTTATTCTAAAACCTACTCAAGTTTAAACCTGATGGATTTTTATAAGGCCTACACCGTGCAAACCATCACCAAAGAGGGGCTGCGAGGATTAAGTGCTGCAATTTTACCTTTGGCGCTAGCTGAGGGTTTAGATGCACACGCGAATGCTGTTAAAGTGAGGCTGGAGAATAATAATGACTAA